GTATCGGAAACACGATGATGATAAACAGAAAATTAATGAGCAATGTCGGAATTAAATGTGCAAAGATAAATCCAAAATAGCCTGTTGTTGCAAGCCCAAGCACTTTAACTGTTAAAAACTTAAAGCTTTCAAATAAAAGTACAAATAACAGCAGTAAAGCAATCATCATCTTTAAGTCCTTATAAAAAACTTTAAACAGCTGATCCATCAGCAGCACTGCAATAATAAATCCAAAAGTGTATAGTCCGTATATATTACCGAGATAGATATCACACAATATACCAAATAAAATCGCTAAGATCAGTGCAATTTTAGAATTCTTATACACCGTCAGTATCAGCAAGTATATTAGCACGAGGTGCGGCATAAAGTAGAGCTCATATCCAAAGAAGTTGATAGGCATAAATGTCGTAATTAAATTATTGATAAGTAACAGTAATAATGCGATGGCAGGAAAAATAATGATCTGCATTACTCTCCACTTCCTTCAAGCGTAACAGCTTCTGGACTCTTCTTCGCGATATATACTTGAGTAAGGCCTTTTAAATCGGCAGAAGTTTCTACA
Above is a window of Macrococcoides canis DNA encoding:
- the mreD gene encoding rod shape-determining protein MreD codes for the protein MQIIIFPAIALLLLLINNLITTFMPINFFGYELYFMPHLVLIYLLILTVYKNSKIALILAILFGILCDIYLGNIYGLYTFGFIIAVLLMDQLFKVFYKDLKMMIALLLLFVLLFESFKFLTVKVLGLATTGYFGFIFAHLIPTLLINFLFIIIVFPILLKILDKYTI